AAGACTAGGAATGATCTTTGAGTGCAAATGCTCTTTTATAACGCTGTCCTCCCTCATTTCCTTTTTTTCTCCTCAACATTTTAGGTCCTCTGTCCAAAGCGAATTGTTCAAGCATCTTTGCAGAAAGAGGCTGCACTTTGTGTCTGAAAATCTGTGGCAGCGTAGACTCTCTCAACGAGCATAAGGAAATGTGTCATCTAACCACTCCTCGACCCATTGTGAGTTGATGAAATTTCTCTCCCTCAATGCTTTCACAAGAATTAGTTACATTTAGGATACACTAAATGTATATTTTAGTTGCTTGAATTGTTATATTAAATTGATGCAGGACACAGTGGAGATGCTTAATTCAGAATATGAAGTTGATATAAGTAGTGGAAATGGCAGCATAAGAAGTCAGGAAGCAGTTGCCATAGATTGTGAAATGGTTGGATGTGGAAGTGATGGATCACTAGATTATTGCGCAAGGGTATGCCTAGTGGACGAAGAAGAGAGGCTTATTTTCCACACTTATGTTCAACCTCAGTTACCTGTTACTGATTATAGGTATCTATTGGCAATGCATACCTACTTATTGTGCTGGTTTACTTTTTTGGCATTATACCTTTTCGTACTTCCTCAACATTGTGTGTCAGGTATGAAATTACTGGTATAACAGAGGAGAATCTACGAGATGCCATGCCTCTGAATGAAGTCCGGCAGAGAATTCTGCAGATTCTTTACAATGGAGAGTCAATTGCTAGAGCAAGATTGAATGGTGGAAGAGCAAACGTACTTGTGGGCCATAACCTTGCGCATCACCTGGATTGCTTGGTGATGGCTTATCCTGATCGTCTTCTGaggtagttttatttttgattttcttttgaaaatcatCTTGTCAGAACCTTATCTCCTGTATTATGTCCAGATCATGGGCTTGTCCTATATTATGTTTATTACGCCATTCACTGTCATGCATAAACACGAATAATTAAATTATTCATAATTTCGTCAGTAGATGCTTTTTTAAGAGTATCTACAACACTGCTataaaaaaagacaaagaaaatagcTTATACTTGACTATTGTTTTGGGTGGATCATTTATTCTTAGGTCAAAGTAGTTTTGTTCCTGAGATAGACCTATTAACTCATTAATCTGGTACAAGAAGCCTAGTATTTTTCCGAGGCTTGCCAATTGCCACATGCATTTTATTTACTTCTTTAGGTGAGCCAAAATGGCACTCTTTGTTGCACCTACAATTTTCTGTATAATTTCCACCCCTTTTAGTTTCTTTGGGCATTCCTCCTATCCAAATGCTGATACTCTAATCCTTCCACCTGCTGGGGTCATCCAAATATTTTCTCCACTCCATATACCATTAATCGCCCAGAAGATAAATTCCTGCCTCCTCTACTGGCACTGGTTTTGAATTCCCACATTATCAATAAGTTAGAATCTTTAGTTACTTTTATGCAGAATTTGGTTATATCATGATTTCAATATCAAGAATTATGTCCAGCACCACCATAGCATGAATTTGTATCTAAATATTGTACGTAGTTCAATTCTTTATAACTTTATTGGccaaagagagagagagtatacCACTCTTTCCTAGATTCGTAATATTGAGAGCTTTTTTGTCTATTGAAAGAAAGTAAGGTAATACTTGAGCTATACTTGTTAGGTCCTTTTGTTACTTCTGGCCTAATTCATTCACTTCCACCATAAAAAATTGTTGCTCTTCCTAAAGAGTTTGCTTCTCAATTAAACTGCTACAGTTATTTTCCCATTGTATTCCTTGTTAATTTCATATGTTTTATCAAAATCACTCAGAACTGCTTAATTGCTGCGCATTAGTGTCAATGGTAACTTATGTTTCACTTTTATGTCTAGTGAAACATGTAAAAAGCAATTCAAGACATTGGGAGATAGTAAAAGTGTGAATATATTTGTTCAATGTTGGAACCTAATATATTTGTCCCTTAACCCCTGGTTATGGAAACTTGATTTGCGAGCATGTACTATAGCCCCCATTGCAGCTTGTGTTGACTTCTCTTGTACTCCATTTTGAGAAATTCAAACATAAGAAATGACGATAAAATTAAGGATTATCAATTGTTCACATTCTCTGGATTTGTCTGTCAAATTGGGTATATGGAAAAACTATCTGCATGTACCTTGGATATCTTTTCTGCACAAGATTCATTCCCCTATCCATGGTTCGAAATATTCATGTCTTGCTTTTGTTCTATGCAGAGATACTGCAACATACCCCCCCCTGATGAAGACCAACTTCGTCAGCCACTCTCTCAAATATTTAACCAAGGCTTATCTAGGGCAAGTTACTTGCTTACGCTTATGTTTTTTACTTGGTTTTATCTTCTCTTGTATTTTTGTTGGTCAGTCTGCGGGTGTACTTTGAGAGCCCTCTGCTAGTAAAGAAAATGTTCTGTCACTCTTTGGTTACTTGGAGCTTGAATAGGCATTTCTGTGCAGAGTTGGTCGCTTCGTAGTTATTTCCTTCGACTGTGCTTAATATTATGTCTCCTCTTCTGTACTATGCTGACTGAAAGTTTTCTCCCAACAGATATGATATCCAAATTGGTTTCCATGATCCTTACCAAGATTCTGTGTCTGTCATGCGGCTGTATAAGAGGATCCGCTCACAAGACCACCTGATGGAAGAGACCACGAGGGTACCAAATTCATCCCCAAGCTTTAGCAGTATCTCTGATCCATGGAAATCCATGACACACGAGAAAATGACACCAAACTACAGGTGTTGGTGCCTTGATTCTCGGGAAGCAGTGCAAAGGCGATGATGATGCTCTCTCCTTACTTATGAATCCAGTTATTGACTATACTTTTGATCTGAGGTTGACATTTTATCTTTTCAAGAAAATGACCTGCTCCCTTGATTGGGAAGACTGTTATTAAAAGCTACCTTGGAAATCTAGACAAGGGGGAAGATTTTTGTGCATTTAATTAGGAGGCTGCTAGCAGAAGGTTTTTAGTTACTGAAGTGTTAATGAGTAGAACTATATGTTTTTCCTTGGTAAAAGTTATACCTTATCTGCCCTAATTTCATCCTTGGGGATTCTTCTGCTTTGATGTGTCAGCTTTAATTCAAAGGAAATAGAATTACTGGATTTTGATATTGCAATTTTACGTTCTATATAATGTGTTAGCAGGAAAGTACATATACAGCAAGTGTTGATAGCTAAAGGTGTATGCAAGGTTATGCATTCTCCGACGATCTTATTAAGAAATCAATTTTGAATGGATTGAGTGATTAGAGATTATTATCTAATTGGATTAGTGTAAATCATTTATGTGATGAAGTCCAATGAGATGTTTGTAATTCTTTCTCTTTACGTGGACGATATCTTATTGGCCAGAAATaatttggagtatttgaaaactATAAAGTCACGACTTTCAAAGTCATTGATATGAAAGATATGGGTGAGGCAGACTATATCCTTGGAGTTAAGATCCAAAGAAACCGCTCCAGAAAACTTTGGAGCATTTTCGCATGGATAGTTTCAAGTCTATGGATACTCCAATAGCCAAGGTGAAACTTTAAGTCTTGTAATGTGTCCCAAGactgaaaataaaaaaaggaagacATGTCTCGAGTTCCGTATTCAAGTGTTGTCGGGAGTTTGATATACGTTATGATGTGTATTTGTTCGAACATTTGTTATGTTGTAGGTCT
This genomic stretch from Nicotiana sylvestris chromosome 9, ASM39365v2, whole genome shotgun sequence harbors:
- the LOC104227983 gene encoding RNA exonuclease 4 isoform X1 yields the protein MEQPYEVPLQTLNTTRHKCSACYKQYNKKEHLIEHMKTSNHSVHDPKCGACNKHCKSFESLREHITGPLSKANCSSIFAERGCTLCLKICGSVDSLNEHKEMCHLTTPRPIDTVEMLNSEYEVDISSGNGSIRSQEAVAIDCEMVGCGSDGSLDYCARVCLVDEEERLIFHTYVQPQLPVTDYRYEITGITEENLRDAMPLNEVRQRILQILYNGESIARARLNGGRANVLVGHNLAHHLDCLVMAYPDRLLRDTATYPPLMKTNFVSHSLKYLTKAYLGYDIQIGFHDPYQDSVSVMRLYKRIRSQDHLMEETTRVPNSSPSFSSISDPWKSMTHEKMTPNYRCWCLDSREAVQRR
- the LOC104227983 gene encoding RNA exonuclease 4 isoform X2, yielding MEQPYEVPLQTLNTTRHKCSACYKQYNKKEHLIEHMKTSNHSVHDPKCGACNKHCKSFESLREHITGPLSKANCSSIFAERGCTLCLKICGSVDSLNEHKEMCHLTTPRPIDTVEMLNSEYEVDISSGNGSIRSQEAVAIDCEMVGCGSDGSLDYCARVCLVDEEERLIFHTYVQPQLPVTDYRYEITGITEENLRDAMPLNEVRQRILQILYNGESIARARLNGGRANVLVGHNLAHHLDCLVMAYPDRLLR